A stretch of Mesorhizobium sp. M2A.F.Ca.ET.046.03.2.1 DNA encodes these proteins:
- a CDS encoding thiamine pyrophosphate-binding protein, protein MKKSAVYAVIRGLKRAGVSIVCYLPDSLFKELYPALDADPDIRTIRVTNEGEGAAICGGVFLSGKRAALVMENSGLRASVEPLARMGLGAGIPVVMLMSYRGELGENNWWAIPHGITMEPVLDALRIPYRVVREEEKIERAIADAYSWSYASYYHSAVALGGEVVR, encoded by the coding sequence ATGAAGAAAAGCGCGGTGTACGCCGTCATTCGCGGTCTGAAAAGAGCAGGAGTGTCGATCGTCTGCTACCTGCCGGATTCGCTGTTCAAGGAACTTTACCCGGCGCTCGACGCCGATCCCGACATCAGGACGATCCGCGTCACCAATGAGGGCGAGGGCGCGGCCATCTGCGGCGGCGTGTTCCTGTCGGGCAAGCGGGCCGCGCTGGTGATGGAGAACTCGGGACTCAGGGCCTCGGTCGAGCCGCTGGCGCGCATGGGCCTGGGCGCCGGCATCCCCGTCGTGATGCTAATGAGCTACCGCGGCGAGCTCGGCGAGAACAACTGGTGGGCCATCCCCCACGGCATCACCATGGAGCCGGTGCTGGACGCGTTGCGCATCCCCTACCGCGTCGTGCGCGAGGAGGAAAAGATCGAACGGGCGATCGCCGACGCCTACTCCTGGTCCTACGCGTCCTATTACCATTCGGCGGTCGCGCTCGGCGGCGAGGTGGTGCGATGA
- a CDS encoding LysR family transcriptional regulator, with protein sequence MDPYRLGLVSPRIHYFQLVARLGSVRQTAQVLNVAPSSISRLIKALEDEIGTPLFERVRQRLKLTSAGELLLYHAKVSTSELGRAWSEINDLRGLNRGGVSVTVVESVARGLMPAALKEFWERHPLITVDVRVAGSQQACDAVAEGDCQLALAFDVQVPRSVRKIAAATLPLGVVAHPDSRFAGRKELKLFDLSGERVILSDGSLALGLSVEEAISRSIIDLTRRSRTNSIGLMIELAKLNLGTVLQTRIGVEAEVADGTLIFVPLHDAKIPPRRLMLLTRPEREMSDAASAFATQLARTVERLGNGR encoded by the coding sequence GTGGATCCCTATCGCCTCGGCCTCGTCTCGCCGCGTATCCACTATTTCCAGCTGGTGGCGCGGCTGGGCTCGGTGCGGCAGACCGCGCAGGTGCTCAACGTCGCGCCGTCCTCCATCAGCCGCCTCATCAAGGCGCTGGAGGACGAGATCGGCACGCCGTTGTTCGAGCGGGTGCGGCAACGCCTGAAGCTGACCAGCGCGGGTGAGCTGCTGCTCTACCACGCCAAGGTGAGCACCTCCGAGCTTGGCCGCGCCTGGTCGGAGATCAACGACCTGCGCGGCCTCAACCGCGGCGGCGTCTCCGTGACCGTGGTCGAGAGCGTCGCGCGTGGCCTGATGCCGGCCGCGCTGAAGGAGTTCTGGGAGCGTCACCCGCTGATCACGGTCGACGTGCGGGTCGCGGGTTCGCAGCAGGCGTGCGATGCCGTGGCGGAGGGCGACTGCCAGCTTGCGCTCGCCTTCGACGTGCAGGTGCCGCGCAGCGTGCGCAAGATCGCGGCAGCCACGCTGCCGCTCGGCGTGGTCGCGCATCCGGACAGCCGCTTCGCCGGCCGCAAAGAGCTGAAGCTGTTCGACCTTTCCGGCGAGCGCGTGATCCTGTCAGACGGCAGCCTGGCGCTGGGGCTTTCGGTGGAGGAGGCTATCAGCCGCTCGATCATCGATCTGACACGGCGCTCCCGAACCAATTCGATCGGACTGATGATCGAGCTGGCCAAGCTCAATCTCGGCACAGTGCTGCAGACGCGCATCGGCGTCGAGGCGGAGGTCGCCGACGGCACACTGATCTTCGTCCCGCTGCATGATGCCAAGATACCGCCGCGCCGGCTGATGCTGCTGACCCGGCCGGAGCGCGAGATGTCGGACGCGGCCTCCGCCTTTGCCACGCAACTGGCGCGGACGGTAGAGCGGCTCGGAAACGGTCGATGA
- a CDS encoding GMC family oxidoreductase N-terminal domain-containing protein, whose product MIASAPAIPPRPLKPSYDVIVVGAGSGGAAVTRRLVDAGAEVLLIESGPAGIGIAEIDDPAQWVPLGRGAYDWGYDYAPTPHVNGRTIGIPRGKVLGGSSAINAMMWYRGHPRDYDAWEDAGAKGWSFADCLPYFRRCEDWRDGASEWRGAGGPLRIERAAEMHPVAQALIDGAAELGIPVIDDPNGPDNEGAAPANFNIAGGRRWSAVQGYLLPILDHPRLTVLTESLAVGLTVENGRCAGVRHLVGGAERENRAREQVVLALGAIDTPRLLMLAGIGDPAELGRIGIPTVHALSGVGRNLQDHPLAQACVFRAKRPLGPVTGNSGGSMVNWKSRSDLPQADLHAFPVQGNSAEPAIRARYEISGDVFSFGAGVMRSKSVGHLRLLEARPGGALEIQPNFLAEPEDLEAMVTAVEAVIEMAAARANAHVFAGFAAPDRRLSRKETVAFVRDACSTFFHTCGTCRMGEDEEAVVDSRLAVRGMGGLTVADASVIPIIPSCNTHAPATMIGERAADFILQAA is encoded by the coding sequence ATGATCGCCTCCGCCCCAGCCATTCCCCCCAGGCCGCTCAAACCTTCCTACGACGTCATCGTGGTCGGCGCGGGCTCCGGCGGCGCAGCGGTGACGCGGCGGCTGGTGGACGCAGGCGCCGAGGTGCTGCTGATCGAGTCAGGGCCGGCCGGCATCGGCATCGCCGAGATCGACGATCCGGCGCAATGGGTGCCGCTTGGGCGCGGCGCCTATGACTGGGGCTACGACTACGCACCCACGCCCCACGTCAACGGCCGCACCATCGGCATCCCGCGCGGCAAGGTGCTGGGCGGCTCCAGCGCCATCAATGCGATGATGTGGTATCGCGGCCATCCGCGCGACTACGATGCCTGGGAAGACGCCGGCGCGAAGGGCTGGAGCTTCGCCGACTGCCTGCCATACTTCCGCCGCTGCGAAGACTGGCGGGACGGCGCCAGCGAATGGCGCGGCGCGGGCGGACCGCTGCGCATCGAGCGCGCGGCCGAAATGCACCCCGTGGCGCAGGCGCTCATCGACGGCGCGGCGGAGCTGGGCATCCCGGTCATCGACGATCCCAACGGTCCCGACAACGAAGGCGCCGCCCCCGCCAACTTCAACATCGCCGGCGGCCGGCGCTGGAGCGCCGTGCAGGGCTACCTGCTGCCGATCCTCGACCATCCGCGCCTCACCGTCCTGACCGAATCGCTTGCCGTCGGGCTGACGGTGGAGAACGGCCGGTGCGCCGGCGTGCGCCATCTCGTCGGCGGAGCGGAGCGGGAGAACCGCGCGCGAGAACAGGTCGTGCTGGCGCTGGGTGCCATCGACACGCCGCGCCTGCTGATGCTCGCTGGCATCGGCGACCCGGCCGAGCTCGGCAGGATCGGCATCCCGACCGTTCACGCGCTTTCCGGCGTCGGCCGCAACCTCCAGGATCATCCGCTGGCGCAGGCCTGCGTCTTCCGGGCGAAACGGCCGCTCGGGCCCGTGACCGGCAATAGCGGCGGCTCGATGGTGAACTGGAAATCGCGATCGGACCTGCCACAGGCCGACCTTCATGCCTTCCCGGTGCAGGGCAACAGCGCCGAGCCGGCGATCCGCGCCCGCTACGAGATTTCGGGCGACGTCTTCTCCTTCGGCGCGGGCGTGATGCGCTCGAAGAGCGTCGGCCATCTGCGCCTGCTGGAAGCCCGGCCAGGCGGCGCACTGGAGATCCAGCCCAACTTCCTCGCCGAGCCCGAGGATCTGGAGGCGATGGTCACGGCGGTCGAGGCCGTTATCGAGATGGCAGCCGCGCGCGCCAACGCGCATGTCTTCGCCGGCTTCGCCGCGCCCGACCGGCGGCTGTCGCGGAAGGAGACGGTTGCCTTCGTCCGCGACGCCTGCTCGACCTTCTTCCACACCTGCGGCACATGCCGCATGGGCGAGGACGAGGAGGCCGTGGTCGACAGCCGCCTCGCGGTGCGCGGCATGGGCGGACTCACCGTCGCCGATGCGTCGGTGATCCCGATCATACCGAGCTGCAACACCCATGCGCCGGCAACGATGATTGGGGAACGCGCGGCCGACTTCATCCTGCAGGCGGCCTGA
- a CDS encoding amidohydrolase: protein MSESMILAGDHLLTMDATNSVIADGAVLIEDGRIAAVGKLREISADNPSTPVKKIADSVLMPGIVNAHAHSGFLRGTAEHLPVWDWLTLHINPMHRVLQPHEAEAASWLCYAESVLGGTTAVVDMWRFMEGSAKAAEAIGNRLVAVPYVGEHPDYNYFDTLDMNEAMIETWHGKAGGRVNVWVGLEHLFYADEAGQRRAVELAKKHGTGFHTHCSEARIELAEFERRYGKRPMYVLDDLGFFETPLAMIAHGVWLDSAEIEFIAKRRVSVAHNPVSNMKLASGIALVGEMLAAGVAVGIGTDGEKENNNFDMFEEMKVASLLGKLKDLDAAAMDSWQVLRMATITGAKAIGLDAEIGSIEPGKRADIIAVRADTPRMTPLYGEGPYFNLQHNLVHAVRGSDVAMTMIDGQIVVEDGELKTADLGEIIAEVRKVAPGLFARRAAFLAENAGGIRQWTD from the coding sequence GTGAGTGAAAGCATGATCCTGGCAGGCGACCATCTGCTCACCATGGACGCAACCAACAGCGTCATCGCCGACGGCGCCGTGCTGATCGAGGACGGTCGCATCGCCGCGGTCGGCAAGCTGCGGGAGATCTCGGCCGACAACCCGTCGACGCCGGTGAAAAAAATCGCCGACAGCGTGCTGATGCCGGGCATCGTCAACGCGCATGCGCATTCCGGCTTCCTGCGCGGCACGGCCGAGCATCTGCCGGTCTGGGACTGGCTGACGCTGCACATCAACCCGATGCACAGGGTGCTGCAGCCGCACGAGGCGGAAGCCGCCTCGTGGCTGTGCTACGCCGAATCCGTGCTCGGCGGCACGACCGCGGTCGTCGATATGTGGCGCTTCATGGAGGGCAGCGCCAAGGCGGCGGAAGCGATCGGCAACCGGCTCGTCGCCGTGCCCTATGTCGGCGAGCATCCGGACTACAACTATTTCGACACGCTCGACATGAACGAGGCGATGATCGAGACGTGGCATGGCAAGGCCGGCGGCCGCGTCAACGTATGGGTCGGTCTCGAGCATCTCTTCTATGCCGACGAGGCTGGGCAGCGCCGCGCCGTGGAGCTGGCGAAGAAGCACGGCACCGGCTTCCACACCCATTGCAGCGAAGCCCGGATCGAGCTCGCCGAATTCGAGAGACGCTACGGCAAGCGGCCGATGTACGTGCTAGACGATCTCGGCTTCTTCGAAACGCCGCTCGCCATGATCGCGCATGGCGTATGGCTCGATTCCGCCGAGATCGAATTCATCGCGAAGCGCCGCGTGTCGGTCGCGCACAACCCCGTCTCCAACATGAAGCTCGCCAGCGGCATCGCGCTGGTCGGCGAGATGCTGGCCGCCGGCGTCGCGGTCGGCATCGGCACGGACGGCGAGAAGGAGAACAACAATTTCGACATGTTCGAGGAGATGAAGGTCGCCTCCCTGCTCGGCAAGCTCAAGGACCTCGACGCCGCCGCCATGGACAGCTGGCAGGTGCTGCGCATGGCGACGATCACCGGGGCAAAGGCGATCGGGCTCGACGCCGAGATCGGCTCGATCGAGCCCGGCAAACGCGCCGACATCATCGCGGTCCGCGCCGACACGCCGCGCATGACGCCCCTCTACGGCGAAGGCCCCTACTTCAACCTGCAGCACAATCTGGTCCATGCCGTGCGCGGCAGCGACGTGGCTATGACGATGATCGACGGCCAGATCGTCGTCGAGGATGGCGAGCTCAAGACCGCCGATCTGGGTGAAATCATCGCGGAAGTCCGTAAGGTGGCGCCCGGCCTCTTTGCCCGGCGAGCGGCCTTCCTCGCCGAGAATGCCGGCGGCATCCGGCAATGGACCGACTGA
- a CDS encoding molybdopterin cofactor-binding domain-containing protein — protein MQVLRPASIADALAMLAGGDARLVAGGTALQLEWAKGLPKPRSLVDIGQIGGLKGITLAGNGLRIGALTTLGALERDATVREELPLLAAALRATAGPAVRNLATAGGNVAGRTGCLLPALLALDARVESSSVVGRRTLPLSEWLRQEPGGEIIEAITVPVPDAHVRWTHRKIGLRAAFTPSVIGAAGMIEIVDGRVAAARLAVGGGMVTPARLGGAEALLVGQPFPGVDWNALRAAIEGEIVAPDDAFRSARYRRKVAANALVHGLGGGKTDAQPSRPSTPAARPATPPAGEIRLTRSTAGERWHIRPDGPAKIEGKLRYLTDHRQPGMLVGRILRAAIPHARILAIDTSAADALPGVAAVVTYRDIAGSNAFGIVVQDQPALCFDKVRYVGDAVAAVAAVDAETAERALGLIQVRYAPLPVVSDPEQALSPDAEPVHSAGNLQTSLGFERGDIAEGFARAAHVVEAVYETPRQMHGFMETEGGHALVDSDGTLNVCAGGQYGLRDRLQLSRVLGLPEEKIRVVTSPTGGAFGGKDELTVQPALALLALRTGRPVRLQLDRAESVLAGAKRNAMNIRMRTACDADGLLLAQWVDVISDAGAYASLGPAVLETALEHACGPYVVRNVRTSGRLAYTNNGVCGAFRGFGANQMAFAVECQMDRLAAECGLDVLEIRRRNMRKPGTRGYLGQVVAPSERLEEMLKAAAADPIWQKPRGPSDDGSEIVGTGMAMSYQGNGLGTLPPDPAGGALRLAADGAIEALYGLDEMGQGLLTSIRSAVAAALGCGRDDIRPVTGDTGRTLESGSTTASRGAFVVWKVAAETAPVLAERILARAAERLGRKPATVAIAPGGIVERHSNSGELLLSFAALAEGLDPEKLPFAATSFEFPKSDYFEGNARMIFAFGVALARVAVSRITGQVRVLDLSQHTAAGPILDLAAYLGQIEGGGLQGVGFTLTEHAAMQDGRYVTANLDTYMMPSIADAPESVATCALEDLDPGDPFGPRGAGELGIGAVTPAIANAVADATGVWPHAAPFDAERLLDALGAAA, from the coding sequence GTGCAGGTGCTTCGCCCGGCATCGATCGCTGACGCGCTGGCCATGCTTGCCGGCGGCGATGCGAGACTGGTCGCCGGCGGAACCGCGCTCCAGCTGGAGTGGGCGAAAGGCCTGCCGAAGCCGCGCAGCCTTGTCGACATCGGCCAGATCGGCGGATTGAAGGGGATTACCCTTGCCGGCAACGGGCTCCGGATCGGCGCACTCACGACGCTGGGCGCTTTGGAGCGTGACGCGACCGTGCGCGAAGAGCTGCCATTGCTCGCCGCGGCACTCCGCGCGACCGCAGGCCCGGCGGTCCGCAATCTGGCGACGGCCGGCGGCAACGTTGCCGGCCGAACCGGCTGCCTGCTCCCTGCCCTGCTCGCGCTCGACGCCCGTGTCGAAAGCTCCTCCGTGGTGGGACGCCGGACCTTGCCGCTTTCCGAATGGCTGCGTCAGGAGCCCGGTGGCGAGATCATCGAAGCGATCACGGTCCCGGTTCCCGATGCACATGTCCGCTGGACGCATCGCAAAATCGGTCTACGCGCCGCCTTCACGCCGAGCGTGATCGGCGCCGCCGGCATGATCGAGATCGTCGACGGCCGTGTCGCAGCCGCACGCCTGGCCGTCGGCGGAGGCATGGTGACGCCGGCCCGGCTCGGCGGAGCCGAGGCCCTGCTCGTCGGCCAGCCGTTTCCCGGCGTCGACTGGAACGCATTGCGGGCGGCGATCGAGGGCGAGATCGTCGCGCCGGACGATGCCTTCCGTTCCGCCCGCTATCGCCGCAAGGTTGCTGCCAACGCACTCGTGCATGGGCTGGGTGGCGGCAAGACTGACGCGCAACCCTCCAGGCCCTCCACTCCGGCTGCCCGCCCCGCCACGCCGCCGGCCGGCGAAATCCGGCTGACGCGCTCCACCGCCGGAGAACGCTGGCACATACGCCCAGACGGGCCGGCTAAGATCGAGGGCAAGCTGAGATACCTGACCGACCATCGCCAGCCGGGCATGCTGGTGGGTCGGATCTTGCGCGCCGCCATTCCCCACGCGAGGATTCTCGCCATTGACACAAGCGCGGCTGATGCCTTGCCCGGCGTCGCGGCAGTCGTCACGTATCGTGACATCGCCGGAAGCAACGCCTTCGGCATTGTCGTGCAAGACCAGCCGGCGCTCTGCTTCGACAAGGTCCGCTATGTCGGGGATGCCGTCGCGGCGGTGGCGGCAGTCGATGCCGAGACCGCCGAGCGCGCGCTCGGCCTCATCCAGGTGCGCTATGCGCCGCTGCCCGTCGTCTCCGATCCGGAGCAGGCGCTTTCACCCGACGCCGAGCCCGTGCACTCGGCGGGCAATTTGCAAACCTCCCTCGGCTTCGAACGCGGCGACATCGCCGAGGGTTTTGCCCGCGCCGCCCACGTCGTCGAGGCCGTCTACGAAACGCCGCGCCAGATGCACGGTTTCATGGAGACCGAAGGCGGCCATGCCCTCGTAGATTCGGATGGAACGCTGAACGTCTGTGCCGGCGGCCAGTACGGCCTGCGCGACCGGCTGCAGCTTTCGCGCGTCCTCGGCCTGCCGGAGGAGAAGATCCGGGTCGTGACCAGTCCGACGGGAGGCGCGTTCGGCGGCAAGGACGAGCTGACCGTGCAGCCGGCGCTCGCCTTGCTCGCCCTCAGGACCGGTCGGCCGGTGCGCCTGCAACTCGACCGCGCCGAATCCGTCCTTGCCGGCGCCAAGCGCAACGCGATGAATATCCGCATGCGCACGGCCTGCGATGCGGACGGCTTGCTGCTTGCCCAATGGGTGGATGTGATCTCCGACGCCGGCGCCTACGCCTCGCTTGGGCCCGCGGTCCTGGAAACTGCGCTCGAACACGCCTGCGGGCCCTATGTGGTTCGGAATGTTCGCACGTCGGGCAGGCTCGCCTATACCAACAACGGGGTCTGCGGCGCCTTCCGTGGCTTCGGCGCCAACCAGATGGCTTTCGCGGTCGAATGCCAGATGGACCGGCTGGCGGCGGAATGCGGACTCGATGTCTTGGAAATCCGCCGCAGGAATATGCGCAAGCCTGGCACGCGGGGTTATCTCGGCCAGGTGGTCGCGCCGTCCGAGCGCCTCGAGGAAATGCTCAAGGCCGCCGCGGCCGACCCGATCTGGCAAAAGCCTCGCGGCCCGTCCGATGATGGTTCCGAGATCGTCGGCACCGGCATGGCGATGAGCTACCAGGGCAACGGGCTGGGCACGCTGCCGCCCGACCCCGCAGGCGGCGCGTTGCGGCTCGCTGCCGACGGCGCGATCGAGGCGCTCTACGGCTTGGACGAGATGGGCCAAGGCCTGCTGACCTCGATCAGGTCTGCTGTCGCCGCCGCGCTGGGCTGCGGCCGCGACGACATCAGGCCGGTGACCGGCGATACGGGCCGGACCCTGGAATCCGGCTCGACCACGGCGTCGCGCGGCGCCTTCGTCGTGTGGAAGGTCGCGGCGGAGACGGCTCCGGTGCTGGCCGAGCGCATCCTCGCTCGCGCGGCCGAACGCCTCGGCCGGAAGCCTGCAACCGTGGCGATCGCACCGGGCGGCATCGTCGAGCGCCATTCGAACAGCGGCGAGCTGCTGCTGAGCTTCGCCGCGCTGGCGGAAGGGCTCGATCCCGAAAAACTGCCGTTCGCGGCAACGAGTTTCGAGTTTCCCAAGTCTGACTATTTCGAGGGCAATGCCCGAATGATCTTCGCCTTCGGCGTGGCCCTGGCGCGAGTGGCCGTCAGCCGCATCACTGGGCAGGTGCGTGTGCTCGATCTCAGCCAGCATACCGCCGCCGGGCCAATCCTCGATCTCGCCGCCTATCTCGGCCAGATCGAAGGCGGCGGGCTGCAGGGCGTCGGCTTCACGCTGACCGAGCACGCCGCCATGCAGGACGGCCGCTACGTCACCGCCAACCTGGACACCTACATGATGCCCAGCATCGCCGACGCGCCCGAATCCGTCGCAACCTGCGCGCTCGAGGACCTCGACCCCGGCGACCCGTTCGGGCCGCGCGGCGCCGGCGAGCTCGGCATCGGCGCGGTCACGCCGGCGATCGCCAATGCGGTTGCCGACGCGACCGGCGTCTGGCCGCACGCCGCGCCCTTCGATGCCGAAAGGCTGCTC
- a CDS encoding aromatic ring-hydroxylating dioxygenase subunit alpha: MKTTDRAALDEWYAVATAAELGQAPVVTRLLGQDIELCRDEAGVPVIREILNDGGRSRALPAQERYGCIWTTLGRPNKDIFDIAESHEADRRFVPCGWVRMRASGLRVVENFLDMAHFPFVHTDILGSEPHTEVPRYLSEIRRDVDEVWATNCTFFQPRIAATESSGDFVRLTYRVPSPFVVMLYRVCPSAPDRLDAIALFIQPIEEDLCRAQPVMYLVDATSTDTALLNFEQVIFLQDRIIVENQRPLLLPLEPRLEIPTRADGSSVAYRRWLKEKGLRFGTTGAH, translated from the coding sequence ATGAAGACGACCGACAGGGCGGCGCTCGACGAATGGTACGCGGTGGCGACCGCCGCGGAACTCGGACAAGCTCCGGTCGTGACACGCCTGCTCGGCCAGGACATCGAGCTCTGCCGCGACGAGGCCGGAGTGCCGGTCATCCGTGAAATCTTGAACGACGGCGGAAGAAGCCGCGCCCTGCCCGCGCAGGAGCGCTACGGCTGCATTTGGACGACGCTCGGCCGGCCCAACAAGGACATCTTCGACATCGCCGAAAGCCATGAGGCGGACCGCCGCTTCGTGCCCTGCGGCTGGGTCAGGATGCGCGCCTCCGGCCTGCGCGTCGTGGAAAATTTCCTCGACATGGCGCATTTCCCCTTCGTGCACACCGACATACTCGGCTCGGAGCCGCACACCGAGGTGCCGCGCTATCTGAGCGAGATCCGCCGCGACGTGGACGAGGTCTGGGCCACCAACTGCACCTTCTTCCAGCCGCGCATCGCGGCGACGGAAAGCTCCGGCGATTTCGTGCGGCTCACCTACCGCGTGCCAAGCCCCTTCGTGGTGATGCTCTACCGCGTCTGCCCCAGCGCGCCGGACCGCCTCGATGCCATCGCCCTCTTCATCCAGCCGATCGAGGAGGATCTCTGCCGCGCGCAGCCTGTCATGTACCTCGTCGACGCGACCTCGACCGACACGGCGCTGCTCAATTTCGAGCAGGTGATCTTCCTGCAGGACCGGATCATCGTCGAGAACCAGCGTCCCCTCCTGCTGCCGCTCGAACCGCGCCTGGAGATCCCGACGCGGGCGGACGGCTCTTCGGTCGCCTATCGTCGCTGGCTCAAGGAGAAGGGCCTGCGGTTCGGAACGACGGGAGCGCACTGA
- a CDS encoding thiamine pyrophosphate-dependent enzyme codes for MKRFDCMKALAARLKDELVILSLGGSVDEWYNAAPHMREASLFQQQLGCVTPQAFGLAAGLPHRRIVSLDTDGGLLFNLGILATLGNEQPKNLLVVVWDNEQYLSIGGPPTHTAFGRVDLAAIARGAGVDDAYLVRTLDEFDAHCKAGLAAGKPYIIVAKVSGTVQPDIKRKHSDGREDKYIFVRHVEATEGMTIMGPSEHN; via the coding sequence ATGAAACGCTTCGACTGCATGAAGGCGCTCGCTGCCCGGCTGAAGGACGAGCTGGTGATCCTGTCGCTCGGCGGCAGTGTCGACGAATGGTACAACGCCGCGCCGCACATGCGCGAGGCGAGCCTCTTCCAGCAGCAGCTCGGCTGCGTGACGCCCCAGGCCTTCGGGCTGGCGGCCGGCCTGCCGCACCGCCGCATCGTCTCGCTCGACACCGACGGCGGCCTGCTCTTCAATCTCGGCATCCTCGCCACGCTCGGCAATGAGCAGCCGAAGAACCTGCTGGTCGTCGTCTGGGACAACGAGCAGTATTTGTCGATCGGCGGCCCGCCGACCCACACCGCCTTCGGCCGGGTGGACCTCGCCGCGATCGCCCGCGGCGCCGGGGTCGACGACGCCTATCTGGTGCGCACGCTCGACGAGTTCGACGCCCACTGCAAGGCGGGGTTGGCCGCCGGGAAGCCGTACATCATCGTCGCAAAGGTGTCGGGTACGGTGCAGCCCGACATCAAGCGCAAGCACAGCGACGGCCGCGAGGACAAATACATCTTCGTGCGCCATGTCGAGGCGACCGAAGGCATGACCATCATGGGTCCGAGCGAGCACAACTGA